Part of the Deltaproteobacteria bacterium genome is shown below.
GGCAGAAAGCTGCGGCAAAATCTCTTCGAGCCCGATGCCGAAGGTCAGGAATTGACAGAGACCAGTGGCGTCTACTGTCGCGGTAGCGTCTTGGAAAACTTTAGTGAGTTCGGCTTTGCCTTCGGTGGCGCGCGGGTCCATTTGTCGGGGCAAGCCGAGAATCTCGGCCGCGACCGTGTATGCTTTGAGATGGCACGCCCCACGGTTTGAAGTCGCATAGCCCAGACCCATGCCTTGGATGGCGCGCGCTTCATAAGCGGCAAACTCCTGGCCGCGCACCCCCATGAACAGTTCCGGTCGGCCAAATTTCTCGGTCATGCGCTTCGAGCCTTCGGCGAGTTCCGTACCGAAGCCTTCGCGATACGCCACTTTTTCCGCCATGGTGATCAACGCTTCCCCACTGCCGAAATTCAGCGGTATCCCTGCCTCTGCTAGTGGCACCGCGCCTTTTTCATACAGTTCCATTGCCGCCGCGACTGTGGCCCCGAAGCTGATGGCGTCCATGCCAAGTTCGTTGCAGAGCCAGTTCGCCTTGATAAGGGCATCAAGGTCGCCCACGCCGCATTCCGAACCCATGGCCCACGCGGCTTCGTATTCTGGACCTTCGCCGGCGATGTTCCAGTTGTGCGGATGGGTGGTCACGGCGTATTTCCCGGCGGCGTCGCCTGGCAACGTGGTGACACGACCGCAGGCAATGGTGCAGGAGAAGCAGGCTTTGTTGGAGACCAGCCGTGTATCGGTCAGCGTCTCGCCGCTGATCGCTTCCGCCTGCTCGAAGACCGTCTCTTGATGGTTACGGGTCGGCAGTGCGCCATGCTCGTTGATGACATTGACCAGCACTTCCGTGCCGTAGATCGGCAGACCTTGCGAGGTCACGGGGGATTCGCGCAGTTTGATTTTCATCGCCCACTGGGCTTCCATGTACGCCTTGGGGTCGGCCAGACGCACGCCGCCGGTGCCGCGCACGACTACGGCTTTGAGGTTCTTCGAGCCCATGACCGCGCCGACGCCGGAGCGACCGGCGGCACGATGCAAGTCATTCATGATACAGGCGAAGCGCACTAGCTTTTCCCCGGCAGGGCCGATGCTGGCAATGATGGCGTCGGGCACTCCTACTTCCGTCTTGAGTTGTTCTTCGGTCTCCCAGACCGTCTTGCCCCAGAGGTGGGCCGCATCGCGGATCTCTACCTGATCGTTGTAAATCCACAGATAGCAAGGAGAGGAAGCGCGCCCTTCGAGGATGAGCATGTCGTAGCCGGCAGCTTTGAGTTCCGGTCCCCAGGTGCCACCCGAATTGGAAGTCGTGATGGCGTTGGTGAGCGGACCTTTGGTGATGACCATGTAGCGCGAGCCGCACGAGGCATTGGTGCCGGTGAGTGGGCCGGTGACGATCATCATCTTATTGTCCGGGCTGAACGGATCGATAGTGGGATCGACCTCGGCCAGCAGATAGCGCGCGCCGAGACCGCGACCGCCGATGTACTCGTGCGCCCACTCTTCGCGCAGGGGCTCTTTGGTAATCTGTCGGGTGGTGAGGTTTATCCGTAGTGCCGTGCCAGTCCAACCGTACATCATTGGTGGCCTCCTTCCTGCATGGTGTGAAACCGTTCGTCGACTCGCTGCGCCCACGAGGCGAGCCAATCGGGTTGCTCCATCTCCACGTATTCGATGGCATCCGTGGGACATGCTTTGACGCAGGCCGGATCGCCGCCGCACAGATCGCACTTGACGGCTTTGTGGGTGTCCGGGTTGTAGAAGACCGTGCCGTACGGGCAGGCGATGGTACAGACCGCGCAGCCGACGCACACATTGTCCATGACGACTTTGGCGCCGGTGGCGGGGTCAATCGCGATAGCGTTCACCGGACAAGCGGTCATGCACCAGGCTTCGCTGCATTGGAAGCAGGTATAGGGCGCATAGCTGGCCTGTTCGTCGAAGACATAGACTCGGATGAGCGAGCGCGACGGCTGGAAGGTGCCAGTCTGTACGAAAGAGCAAGCCAGCTCGCACTGAAGACAGCTCGTGCACTTGTCGGGGATAATCCGCAGTTGTTTCATGCGTCTCATCCTTTCTTGTGGTGAGATTTGCAGCAGGCGCTAGGCTACTGCTAGCAAGCGAAGGTGTCAACTTCGGGTTTTCTTGACAGCCATGCGGCTGGTGGTCTATGGGTCAAGCAGACAGCACGAGAACAAGGGGGGAACTCGCATGGCCTACGATATACTGATTCGCAACGGAACCATAGTCGATGGCACTGGCGCGGCGCGCTATCGCGCGGATGTCGCTGTGCAGAACGGCCAGATTGTGGAGATTGGCACAATCCGCGACAGCGCCGCACGTACTATCGATGCCTCCGGCCTGATGGTGGCGCCGGGGTTCGTCGATCCGCACACGCATTACGATGCCCAGATCGACTGGGACCCGTTGGTAAGCTGCTCGTCGTGGCACGGCATTACCAGTGTGGTGATGGGGAACTGCGGCGTGGGCATCGCTCCCTGTCGGCAGGAACAGCGGGAGGCGTTGACCTGGGACTTGGTCAATGTGGAAGGGATGTCCTTTAACGTGCTGTCCAAAGGCGTGCTCTGGGAGTGGGAGAGCTTTCCCGAGTTCATGGCGGCGAAGCGCAAAGGCTTGGGGATCAATCTCGGCTTCCTGATGCCGCTGTCGCCGTTTCGCTCCTACGTGATGGGCGAGGCCGCGCAAGAGCGCGCGGCGACACCCGAGGAGACCGCGCGCATTGCCGCGTCGATGCGCGAAAGCATGGGTGCCGGTGCGTTGGGATTCTCGACTACCGTGGCCACACAGCATGTTGGCTTTCGCGGGCGTCCATTGGCGTGTCGGCTGGCCGACCGTAGCGAGTTGCGTGCTTATGCGCATGTGTTGCGCGAGGTCGGCTACGGCTCTATCGAAGTAAATCTGGGTGGCGCGGGCTCTTCGATCCTTCCGGCTGGCTCGAACGAACTTATCGACTTCTTGCTGACGGAAAGCCAGCGACCGGTCACCTGGCTCTCCGTACAAACGCGCAGTGATCAGCCCACCGCGCATCTGGAGCTGTTGGCGAACACCGATAAGCTCATTCAGCGTGGAGGCATTCCCCAGGCGAGCTGCCAGCCGACGGAAATTCAGTTCAATTTGCGGAATCCTTTTATCTTCGGTCCCTATGAAGTCTGCCACCAACTCTTCAACCGTTCCATGAGCGAGCAGACGCAAATCTATGCCGACCCCGCGTTCCGCGCGGCCTTTCAGGAAGCCTACACGCGCTCGCCCAAAGCCTTTAGCGGACAGTGGGACCGCACCGAAGTCTGCAAAGTGCAGAATCCTGCCCATCAAGCTTGGGTAGGGCAAAGCATTACTGCCATCGGTAAAAGTCTGAACAAAGCCCCGCTCGATGCGTTCCTTGACCTGGCGATAGCCGACGAGCTAGGAACAGAGTTTACCTTGGCGATGTTGAACTTCGAGCCATCACTACTGCGCGAAGTGATTACCGACCCGCGGGTATTGATTGGCCTGTCCGACGGCGGCG
Proteins encoded:
- a CDS encoding aldehyde ferredoxin oxidoreductase family protein, coding for MYGWTGTALRINLTTRQITKEPLREEWAHEYIGGRGLGARYLLAEVDPTIDPFSPDNKMMIVTGPLTGTNASCGSRYMVITKGPLTNAITTSNSGGTWGPELKAAGYDMLILEGRASSPCYLWIYNDQVEIRDAAHLWGKTVWETEEQLKTEVGVPDAIIASIGPAGEKLVRFACIMNDLHRAAGRSGVGAVMGSKNLKAVVVRGTGGVRLADPKAYMEAQWAMKIKLRESPVTSQGLPIYGTEVLVNVINEHGALPTRNHQETVFEQAEAISGETLTDTRLVSNKACFSCTIACGRVTTLPGDAAGKYAVTTHPHNWNIAGEGPEYEAAWAMGSECGVGDLDALIKANWLCNELGMDAISFGATVAAAMELYEKGAVPLAEAGIPLNFGSGEALITMAEKVAYREGFGTELAEGSKRMTEKFGRPELFMGVRGQEFAAYEARAIQGMGLGYATSNRGACHLKAYTVAAEILGLPRQMDPRATEGKAELTKVFQDATATVDATGLCQFLTFGIGLEEILPQLSAATGVSYTLEELMKIGERIWNLERLWNERSGMTGKEDTLPKRILAEPIPSGPAKGQVNRLGEMLPEYYRLRGWDVDGKITEEKLKELGLA
- a CDS encoding 4Fe-4S dicluster domain-containing protein, encoding MKQLRIIPDKCTSCLQCELACSFVQTGTFQPSRSLIRVYVFDEQASYAPYTCFQCSEAWCMTACPVNAIAIDPATGAKVVMDNVCVGCAVCTIACPYGTVFYNPDTHKAVKCDLCGGDPACVKACPTDAIEYVEMEQPDWLASWAQRVDERFHTMQEGGHQ
- a CDS encoding amidohydrolase family protein; its protein translation is MAYDILIRNGTIVDGTGAARYRADVAVQNGQIVEIGTIRDSAARTIDASGLMVAPGFVDPHTHYDAQIDWDPLVSCSSWHGITSVVMGNCGVGIAPCRQEQREALTWDLVNVEGMSFNVLSKGVLWEWESFPEFMAAKRKGLGINLGFLMPLSPFRSYVMGEAAQERAATPEETARIAASMRESMGAGALGFSTTVATQHVGFRGRPLACRLADRSELRAYAHVLREVGYGSIEVNLGGAGSSILPAGSNELIDFLLTESQRPVTWLSVQTRSDQPTAHLELLANTDKLIQRGGIPQASCQPTEIQFNLRNPFIFGPYEVCHQLFNRSMSEQTQIYADPAFRAAFQEAYTRSPKAFSGQWDRTEVCKVQNPAHQAWVGQSITAIGKSLNKAPLDAFLDLAIADELGTEFTLAMLNFEPSLLREVITDPRVLIGLSDGGAHVDMLCNTGYPTYLLGTWVRERQVMSWERAVQRVTSEPARVFGLHDRGVIAKGKAADLVIFDPQTVGAGEKEMLHDLPGGEGRFVQQAKGIHWVVVNGTVLFADGAHSGALPGQVLRAGRG